The sequence below is a genomic window from Thermodesulfovibrionales bacterium.
CTGCCCACGGTCTTCGTCAGGCTGACGGGCTGCAACCTCAGGTGCCTCTACTGCGACACAACCTATGCGTACGATGAAGGCAGGGAGATGTCCGAGGATGAGGTCTTCGACGCAGTGAGAGGGTACGGGTTGCGGCTCGTCGAGATCACCGGAGGCGAGCCTCTTCTCCAGAAAGAAGTCCTGTCCCTCATCACGAGGCTGCTCGACCATGGGTTTACGCTCCTTCTCGAAACAAACGGCAGCGTAAGCATCAGGGATGTCGATAAACGCGCCGTCGTCATCATGGATATCAAGACGCCGAAGAGCGGGATGTTCGGAAAAATGGACCTCGGTAATCTCTCCCATTTACGAGAGTGCGACGAGCTGAAGTTCGTCGTCACCGACAGGGAAGACTACGAATGGGTGAAGGATTTTCTGGAGACCAACGGGCTCTTTGACCGATGCAAGATTCTCTTGTCACCTGCCTACGGCCTCCTCTCCCCCGAGAGCCTTTCCCGGTGGATCTTGTACGATAGGCTTCCGGTGAGAATGAACCTTCAGATACACAAATACATCTACGGTCCCGAGG
It includes:
- a CDS encoding radical SAM protein, giving the protein MRVCEIFASIQGEASYAGLPTVFVRLTGCNLRCLYCDTTYAYDEGREMSEDEVFDAVRGYGLRLVEITGGEPLLQKEVLSLITRLLDHGFTLLLETNGSVSIRDVDKRAVVIMDIKTPKSGMFGKMDLGNLSHLRECDELKFVVTDREDYEWVKDFLETNGLFDRCKILLSPAYGLLSPESLSRWILYDRLPVRMNLQIHKYIYGPEARGV